The Kryptolebias marmoratus isolate JLee-2015 linkage group LG18, ASM164957v2, whole genome shotgun sequence genome includes a region encoding these proteins:
- the LOC108247572 gene encoding zinc transporter ZIP3, protein MQILVTKLLGLLGLFCLMLAGVLIPVRLLLVDYEKATRYRRALALCNSFGGGVFLATCFNALLPAVRDKVDDVFKQLQIGGDYPLAETMMMVGFFLTVFVEQAILTFRKEKPSFIDLETFNAGGSEAGSDSEYDTPFISSDGGGGHAHAHGHHHAHFAPAELAGAGPLRLAGLVLALSAHSVFEGLALGLQEDGAKLGGLFLGVAVHETLAAVALGVSVAKASLGMKDAAKLGVTVSLMIPLGSVVGMGIESAQTLAGSIVSVLLQGLAAGTFLFITFFEILSRELEDKQDRLLKVLFLILGYAVLAVLVFIKW, encoded by the exons ATGCAGATCCTGGTGACCAAGCTGCTCGGCCTGCTGGGATTGTTCTGCCTCATGCTGGCTGGCGTTCTGATCCCGGTGCGCCTCCTGCTGGTCGACTACGAGAAGGCGACTAGGTACCGCCGGGCGCTGGCTCTGTGCAACTCTTTCGGAGGAGGCGTGTTCCTTGCTACGTGCTTCAACGCTCTGCTTCCTGCCGTCAGAGACAAG GTGGACGATGTGTTCAAGCAGCTGCAGATTGGCGGGGATTATCCCCTGGCGGAGACGATGATGATGGTGGGGTTCTTCCTCACCGTCTTCGTGGAGCAGGCCATCCTTACCTTCAGGAAGGAGAAACCGTCCTTCATCGACCTGGAGACGTTTAACGCCGGCGGCTCGGAAGCCGGCAGCGACTCTGAGTACGACACGCCCTTCATCTCCTCGGATGGAGGCGGAGGCCACGCCCACGCCCACGGACACCATCACGCACACTTTGCTCCGGCTGAGCTGGCGGGGGCGGGGCCTCTGCGTCTGGCGGGCCTGGTTCTGGCTCTGTCGGCTCACTCGGTGTTCGAGGGGCTGGCGCTCGGCCTGCAGGAAGATGGCGCCAAGCTGGGCGGCCTGTTTCTGGGCGTGGCCGTGCACGAAACGCTGGCCGCCGTGGCCCTTGGGGTCAGCGTGGCCAAAGCGTCACTCGGCATGAAAGATGCAGCCAAGCTGGGCGTCACGGTCAGCCTGATGATCCCGCTGGGCTCGGTGGTGGGGATGGGCATTGAATCGGCGCAGACGCTGGCCGGCAGCATCGTGTCGGTGTTGCTGCAGGGACTCGCCGCTGGAACCTTCCTGTTCATCACTTTCTTTGAGATTCTGTCCCGGGAGCTGGAAGACAAACAAGACCGGCTCCTCAAAGTGCTCTTCCTCATCCTGGGCTACGCCGTGCTCGCTGTGCTCGTCTTCATCAAGTGGTGA
- the sgta gene encoding small glutamine-rich tetratricopeptide repeat-containing protein alpha, whose translation MTDTKRLAFSIIQFLHDQLRVGNLTPDAQESLEVAAQCLETAFDVSIDDQSLAVPVTLPEIFAAATAKFPAPSQPNADSGSSSPTEEQKAEAERLKGDGNDQMKVENFAAAVQFYSEAIALNPQNAVYYCNRAAAYSKLGNYAGAVQDCERAISIDPNYSKAYGRMGLALSSLNKHAEAVSYYKKALELDPDNDTYKTNLKIAEEKMETSSPSAGLGGMDLAGLLSNPGFMNMASTLMNNPQVQQLMSGMMSGAYGGMGGGGGGGGGGGMGGGLGGAGAGGGGGGPAPAPAPAPAPGAQGPGDLSGLIQAGQQFAQQMQQQNPELIEQLRSQIRNRTPSAGNEEQQ comes from the exons ATGACAGACACCAAGCGTCTGGCCTTCTCCATCATCCAGTTCCTCCACGACCAGCTCCGGGTGGGGAATCTGACCCCAGATGCTCAGGAGAGCCTGGAAG TTGCTGCTCAGTGTTTGGAGACGGCGTTTGACGTTTCCATTGATGACCAGAGCCTCGCCGTCCCCGTGACGTTACCAGAGATCTTTGCCGCCGCCACAGCCAAG TTTCCGGCCCCGTCGCAACCCAACGCCGACTCCGGCTCGAGTTCTCCGACAGAAGAGCAGAAAGCTGAGGCGGAGAGGTTGAAGGGTGACG GAAACGACCAGATGAAGGTGGAGAACTTCGCCGCAGCGGTCCAGTTTTACTCCGAGGCCATCGCCCTGAACCCCCAGAACGCCGTCTACTACTGCAACAG AGCGGCAGCCTACAGTAAACTGGGGAACTACGCCGGCGCCGTGCAGGACTGTGAGCGGGCCATCAGCATCGACCCGAACTACAGCAAAGCCTACGGACGCATGGG TTTAGCTCTGTCCAGCCTCAACAAACACGCAGAAGCTGTCAGTTACTATAAGAAGGCTCTGGAGCTCGACCCAGATAATGACACGTACAAAACCAACCTGAAGATCGCCGAGGAGAAGATGGAGACGTCCAGTCCG TCTGCAGGTTTGGGAGGAATGGACCTGGCTGGTCTGCTTAGTAACCCCGGCTTCATGAACATG GCCTCGACTCTGATGAACAATCCTCAGGTTCAGCAGCT GATGTCAGGGATGATGTCTGGAGCGTACGGCgggatgggaggaggaggaggaggcggtggAGGTGGAGGGATGGGAGGAGGATTAGggggagcaggagcaggaggaggtggaggtggtcCAGCCCCAGCCCCAGCCCCAGCCCCAGCCCCAGGAGCTCAGGGACCTGGGGACCTCTCAGGACTGATCCAGGC AGGCCAGCAGTTCGCGCAGcagatgcagcagcagaaccCTGAACTCATCGAACAGCTGAGGAGTCAAATCCGCAACCGAACGCCCAGCGCCGGAAATGAGGAGCAGCAGTGA